Proteins from one Syngnathoides biaculeatus isolate LvHL_M chromosome 8, ASM1980259v1, whole genome shotgun sequence genomic window:
- the kbtbd3 gene encoding kelch repeat and BTB domain-containing protein 3, whose translation MIIVLRLAYGIAQRQVSVFHNSRGISRFGEIRGSAVHGAATMAELKEPPSVIGEHRTLLRVSDSHGLQLLAVLRSFREKDLLFDFTIKVQERSFPCHRCVLAACSDFFRAMFEAAMRERDDGSVTLCNQFPAVVEAFLDFAYSGEILITEENVDSLFQLASFLQVPVLSRACSDFLLETIDLGNCLSLLALAEAYGSASLLQSATDFVVQNFQDLSNTPDFLDMQVNVLEECLRSDALCVHSEEAAVMSLLRWIRQDIPGRQKLLPKLLSLTRLHHLPAHALQTLDDSDLLHGNRSCMALISGAKTRQSQHGGLFTDARPATTRSYIYIQKTEENGVVHHSFCYCLETDQWKELEMGQGLGMSTLPDPPGSHLTGYAEKMFVTGGCRGNCCRAVRIHVAEPFHEATDEVWCFSPVTKTCTPAPAMLKPRTMHTAVVCLDRVYVIGGRTEGSRGAAPSLLEVEYYDPLVKTWFSVSSLPTAIFYPEASVCGSSIYTLGSETEITDFFNPSLDCFFSYDAQQDQWCRLVAEFGQFFHATLVKAVSVNEILHLCDLSTYKVYSFCPQTCVWKGEGSFECAGFNAGAVGVRDKIYILGGDYSPDEITDEVQVYHSDRSQWEEVAPMPRALTEFHCQVISFNRHTNPWSDVE comes from the exons ATGATAATAGTACTGAGGTTAGCGTATGGTATCGCGCAGCGACAAGTCTCTGTTTTTCACAATTCTCGCGGGATTTCACGCTTTGGGGAAATCCGAGGCAGCGCTGTCCATGGTGCTGCGACT ATGGCTGAGCTGAAAGAGCCACCTAGCGTGATCGGGGAGCACCGTACGCTGCTGCGGGTGTCCGACTCACACGGGCTTCAACTGCTGGCCGTGCTCAGATCTTTTCGGGAGAAGGACCTGCTATTTGACTTCACCATTAAAGTCCAGGAGCGCAGTTTTCCCTGCCATCGTTGTGTTCTGGCAGCGTGCAGCGATTTCTTCAG ggCCATGTTTGAGGCGGCGATGCGAGAACGCGATGACGGGTCAGTAACACTGTGCAACCAGTTTCCAGCTGTGGTGGAGGCCTTCCTGGATTTCGCCTACTCTGGCGAGATCCTCATCACGGAGGAAAATGTAGACTCGCTCTTTCAGCTTGCCTCCTTTTTACAG GTCCCAGTTCTGTCCAGAGCCTGCAGTGACTTTTTGTTAGAAACGATAGATCTCGGTAACTGCCTGTCACTTCTGGCCCTCGCTGAGGCGTATGGTTCAGCCTCCCTCCTGCAAAGCGCCACGGACTTTGTGGTTCAAAACTTCCAAGACCTTTCCAACACCCCAGACTTCCTGGACATGCAG gTGAACGTGTTGGAGGAATGCCTCAGGTCAGACGCCCTCTGTGTACACAGCGAGGAGGCTGCGGTCATGTCACTTCTCAGATGGATCCGCCAAGATATTCCTGGACGACAGAAACTGCTTCCCAAATTGTTATCGCTAACAAGACTTCACCATCTACCCGCGCATGCGCTCCAG ACTCTCGACGATTCGGATCTACTGCACGGCAATCGTTCCTGTATGGCTCTCATCTCGGGTGCTAAGACCAGACAAAGTCAGCACGGCGGTCTGTTCACCGACGCCAGGCCCGCCACCACGCGGAGCTACATTTATATCCAAAAGACGGAGGAGAACGGCGTGGTCCACCACTCTTTCTGCTACTGTCTGGAAACAGACCAGTGGAAAGAGCTGGAGATGGGCCAGGGTCTCGGAATGAGCACGTTACCAGACCCACCAGGCTCCCATCTGACTGGCTACGCTGAGAAG ATGTTTGTCACTGGCGGCTGCCGCGGAAACTGTTGCCGGGCAGTACGCATCCACGTGGCAGAGCCTTTCCACGAGGCTACCGACGAGGTGTGGTGCTTCTCCCCCGTAACGAAAACCTGCACGCCAGCTCCGGCGATGCTGAAACCCCGGACCATGCACACAGCCGTGGTCTGCCTGGACCGGGTGTACGTCATTGGGGGGCGGACCGAAGGATCCAGAGGGGCTGCTCCCAGTCTACTAGAG GTGGAGTATTACGACCCACTGGTGAAGACCTGGTTCTCGGTCAGTTCTCTACCAACTGCAATCTTCTATCCTGAGGCCAGTGTCTGTGGCAGCAGCATCTACACCCTGGGATCAGAGACGGAGATAACGGACTTCTTTAACCCCTCGCTGGACTGTTTCTTCAGCTACGACGCTCAACAAGACCAGTGGTGCCGCCTCGTGGCAGAGTTTGGCCAGTTTTTCCACGCGACACTGGTCAAGGCTGTGTCGGTTAATGAAATACTGCACCTCTGCGACCTGTCCACTTACAAG GTGTACAGTTTCTGCCCACAGACTTGCGTGTGGAAAGGGGAGGGCTCGTTTGAGTGTGCGGGGTTCAATGCCGGAGCGGTAGGTGTGAGAgacaaaatttacattttaggcGGAGACTATTCCCCTGATGAGATTACAGATGAAGTCCAG GTGTACCACAGTGACAGGAGCCAATGGGAGGAAGTGGCGCCTATGCCCAGAGCCCTGACTGAATTCCACTGCCAGGTCATCAGCTTCAACAGGCACACAAACCCATGGAGTGACGTAGAATGA
- the hspa13 gene encoding heat shock 70 kDa protein 13, with the protein MAGEMSMIGSMILALFLAGYLGQQYLPPPKPRVIGLDLGTTFCSVGVFHPGSGEVEVMADEEGRRSIPSTITFTDTAVLAGHDAADVADKNPRNTVYDAKRFIGKVFTPELLEQESSRYPFKVISNNGSAEFVITTNVTFTVTPEFVGSRLLLKMRKMAERQLGVPVHKAVISVPAEFDERQRECTVRAAELAGLEILRVINEPTAAAMAYGLHKVDVFSVLVVDLGGGTLDVSLLNKQGGMFFTRAMAGNNKLGGQDFSQRLLQYTTERVRQTFGVAPALKEDLHRLRQAVEAAKLNLTLQPSATIRVPLHLRTRDDSAPEPVLFEATVTRQLFEALNEDLFQKILDPVETVLAEGHLEKNQVDEIVLVGGSTRIPRIRRLIAEYFGKEPNTSVDPDLAVVTGVALQAGIMGGSWPLQVSAIEIPNRHLQKTIFN; encoded by the exons ATGGCTGGGGAAATGTCAATGATCG GTTCTATGATCTTGGCTCTGTTCTTGGCCGGTTATTTGGGACAGCAGTACCTCCCCCCACCCAAGCCCCGAGTCATCGGTCTGGACCTGGGCACCACCTTTTGCTCCGTGGGCGTGTTCCACCCGGGCAGCGGAGAGGTGGAGGTGATGGCGGACGAGGAGGGCAGGAGGAGCATCCCGAGCACCATCACCTTCACCGACACGGCGGTGCTGGCGGGGCACGACGCCGCCGACGTGGCCGACAAGAACCCCCGGAACACCGTCTACGACGCTAAGAGGTTCATCGGGAAGGTCTTTACTCCGGAGTTGCTCGAGCAGGAGAGCAGCCGCTATCCTTTCAAG GTGATCTCCAACAACGGGAGCGCCGAGTTTGTGATCACCACCAACGTCACATTCACGGTGACTCCGGAGTTCGTCGGCTCCAGGCTGCTGCTGAAGATGAGGAAGATGGCCGAGCGGCAACTCGGCGTCCCCGTCCACAAAGCCGTCATCTCTGTGCCTGCGGAATTCGACGAGAGGCAGAGGGAGTGCACCGTCAGGGCCGCCGAGCTTGCCG GCTTGGAAATCCTGCGCGTGATCAACGAGCCGACGGCGGCCGCCATGGCGTACGGCCTTCACAAGGTGGACGTCTTCAGCGTGCTGGTGGTGGACCTCGGCGGTGGAACCCTGGACGTGTCCCTGCTCAACAAACAGGGCGGCATGTTCTTCACCAGAGCCATGGCCG GAAACAACAAGCTCGGCGGGCAAGACTTCAGCCAGAGGTTGCTCCAGTACACCACAGAGCGAGTGCGACAGACATTCGGCGTCGCGCCCGCACTCAAGGAGGACCTCCATCGTCTCCGCCAGGCCGTGGAGGCGGCCAAGCTCAACCTCACCCTCCAGCCCAGCGCCACCATTAGGGTGCCGCTGCACCTGCGCACCCGCGACGACTCGGCCCCGGAGCCTGTGCTCTTCGAGGCGACGGTCACCCGCCAGCTGTTCGAGGCGCTCAACGAAGACCTCTTCCAGAAGATCCTCGACCCGGTGGAGACGGTGCTCGCCGAGGgccacctggagaaaaaccaggTGGACGAGATCGTGCTTGTGGGCGGATCCACCAGGATACCGAGGATCAGGAGGCTCATCGCCGAGTACTTCGGAAAGGAGCCCAACACTTCGGTGGACCCCGACCTGGCCGTGGTGACGGGCGTGGCCCTGCAGGCGGGCATCATGGGCGGATCGTGGCCGTTACAAGTCAGCGCCATCGAAATCCCCAACAGACACCTTCAAAAGACCATCTTCAACTAG
- the LOC133504697 gene encoding sarcolipin: MDRSVQELFLNFMVVLITVLLMWLLVKTYQD, translated from the coding sequence ATGGATCGCTCGGTGCAGGAACTCTTCCTCAACTTCATGGTCGTCTTAATCACCGTTCTCTTGATGTGGCTGCTGGTGAAAACATATCAGGACTAA